In Acidobacteriota bacterium, a genomic segment contains:
- a CDS encoding hemolysin III family protein, translating into MSKSDSENLIEELANGITHGIGLALSVVGLVVLVVLSILRGDAWHIAGCTTFGVTLVLLYTASTLYHSFHTPRWKRILKILDHTAIYLLIAGTYTPFTLVNLRGFWGWTLFALVWSLSVFGILWKLFHVERFEIVSTLVYVAMGWLVLIAIKPVMAAVPLSGMIWLFAGGLFYTVGVLFFAWKRVPYNHAIWHVFVMAGSICHYFAVMFYVLPRSS; encoded by the coding sequence ATGAGCAAGTCCGATAGCGAGAACCTAATAGAAGAACTGGCAAACGGGATCACCCATGGCATCGGGCTGGCTCTGAGCGTGGTGGGCCTCGTAGTGCTGGTTGTCCTTTCTATTCTTCGGGGAGACGCATGGCACATTGCCGGGTGCACGACCTTCGGCGTTACGCTCGTTCTTTTGTATACCGCCTCGACGCTGTATCACAGCTTTCACACGCCGCGGTGGAAAAGAATCCTCAAGATCCTCGATCACACCGCGATCTACCTGCTGATCGCTGGAACCTACACGCCTTTCACTTTGGTCAACCTGCGCGGCTTCTGGGGCTGGACGCTGTTTGCGTTGGTCTGGAGTCTGTCTGTCTTCGGAATCCTTTGGAAACTCTTCCACGTTGAGAGGTTTGAAATAGTCTCGACCTTAGTCTATGTCGCGATGGGCTGGCTGGTGCTGATTGCGATCAAGCCGGTGATGGCAGCGGTCCCTTTGTCAGGGATGATCTGGTTATTCGCCGGCGGATTGTTCTACACCGTAGGTGTGTTGTTCTTCGCCTGGAAGCGAGTTCCTTACAATCACGCCATCTGGCATGTGTTTGTCATGGCCGGAAGCATTTGCCACTACTTCGCAGTGATGTTCTACGTCCTGCCCAGGAGCTCATGA
- a CDS encoding site-2 protease family protein, producing the protein MGNIDVGNLIIWFIVLLFSLSFHEAAHAWTSERFGDDTGRMQGRITLNPIAHIDVFGTILFPIISALSGIPLLGWAKPVQTNPLMWRDKTKANICVSAAGPISNFILAAIAFIIIKSLIIAGVVFLRGGYYTLVMPLQEDAGFMAPLSVLLSTMLLLNIGLGVFNLMPVPPLDGSHVLEELLPASMAEAYQQVQPYGFMLLYGLMFLGVFGAIFRPLYEFVILLLQV; encoded by the coding sequence TTGGGAAACATCGATGTCGGCAACCTCATAATCTGGTTCATTGTTCTTCTGTTTTCACTCTCATTCCACGAAGCGGCGCATGCGTGGACTTCTGAAAGGTTTGGCGACGACACCGGGCGTATGCAGGGCCGAATCACGCTGAACCCGATTGCCCACATCGATGTGTTCGGAACGATCCTCTTCCCGATCATCAGCGCGCTGTCGGGGATTCCTTTGCTAGGCTGGGCAAAGCCCGTGCAGACCAATCCGCTGATGTGGCGCGACAAGACCAAAGCCAACATCTGCGTCTCGGCAGCCGGTCCGATCAGCAACTTCATTCTCGCGGCGATCGCTTTCATCATAATCAAGTCGTTGATCATCGCTGGTGTTGTGTTTCTGCGCGGGGGTTACTACACACTGGTCATGCCGCTGCAGGAGGATGCTGGATTCATGGCGCCGTTGTCGGTGCTGCTCAGCACAATGCTCCTGCTGAACATCGGCCTCGGAGTCTTCAACCTGATGCCCGTGCCGCCGCTTGACGGAAGCCACGTGCTCGAAGAGCTGCTGCCTGCCTCGATGGCCGAAGCGTACCAACAGGTCCAGCCTTACGGGTTCATGCTTCTGTACGGGTTGATGTTCCTGGGGGTGTTTGGCGCCATCTTCCGTCCGCTTTACGAGTTTGTCATCTTGCTTCTTCAAGTATGA
- a CDS encoding RNA polymerase sigma factor: MKQADKGNAQSTARQALVGEASEIGRAGLDRHSDEQNIGSGEARSASVSEGAVSLHEADRTTDEDELIRRSLAGDEDSFETLVRRHSQRVFSITGSFFRRRDMVEDIAQEVFAKAFFSLGTFTLGRSFEAWVAKIAVNACYDHLRAQRRRIEQQLPQETQQEDEWFELQMLEVARDRHASAERQRDAAEIADRLLGKLEAEDRLVVVLIDRDGFSVKEVSEMTGWGQSKVKVRAFRARRVLRAAMKRLVLSGERMQRSQQK, encoded by the coding sequence TTGAAGCAGGCCGATAAGGGAAACGCGCAAAGCACGGCCCGTCAGGCGCTGGTTGGCGAAGCTTCGGAAATAGGCCGCGCAGGGTTGGATCGACACTCCGATGAACAAAATATCGGTAGCGGCGAGGCGCGCTCGGCTTCTGTATCCGAAGGGGCAGTGAGCCTGCACGAAGCAGATCGCACGACCGATGAAGACGAGTTGATCAGACGCAGCCTCGCCGGCGACGAGGACAGTTTTGAAACCCTCGTACGGCGTCACAGTCAGCGCGTCTTCAGCATCACCGGCAGCTTTTTTCGCCGCCGCGACATGGTAGAAGACATCGCGCAGGAAGTATTCGCCAAGGCCTTCTTCTCGCTCGGCACATTCACGCTGGGCCGGTCGTTTGAGGCGTGGGTCGCTAAGATCGCAGTGAATGCTTGCTACGATCACCTTCGCGCGCAACGCCGGCGGATCGAGCAGCAGTTACCGCAGGAGACCCAGCAGGAGGACGAGTGGTTCGAGCTTCAGATGTTGGAAGTCGCCCGTGACCGCCACGCAAGCGCCGAACGCCAGCGCGATGCCGCCGAGATAGCGGACCGGCTTTTGGGTAAGCTCGAGGCGGAGGACAGACTGGTCGTCGTGCTCATAGACCGCGATGGGTTTTCGGTTAAGGAAGTCTCGGAGATGACCGGGTGGGGCCAGTCGAAAGTTAAGGTCCGAGCCTTCCGGGCCCGCCGGGTGCTCAGGGCTGCAATGAAGCGATTGGTCTTAAGCGGAGAGCGAATGCAGAGGAGTCAACAGAAATGA
- a CDS encoding EF-hand domain-containing protein, which translates to MKKVFGLLFSFAVMAGSIAVASAQDHPPMPPPPGFGGGGQRMQIQMPEFADLDKNKDKKISREEAAQMPPQFFDRLDANRDGFLDEEEWNAMRSGGGRMMVGGPRTGESLIKLMDANADGKVSREEFAKIVSLFETLDKDQNGDLSQEEMNGFFRAVNEAQAQATGGVEVSNLFEKNDKNKDGKITTDEMGNERTFKALDLNKDGSVTREEADTALRQLKKASEAKKTAQPNN; encoded by the coding sequence ATGAAGAAAGTTTTTGGACTATTGTTTTCATTTGCCGTGATGGCTGGCAGCATTGCAGTGGCGTCCGCACAGGACCATCCACCGATGCCCCCGCCACCGGGATTCGGTGGAGGCGGTCAGCGGATGCAGATCCAGATGCCGGAGTTCGCCGATCTGGACAAGAACAAAGACAAGAAGATTAGCCGCGAAGAAGCAGCCCAGATGCCGCCCCAGTTCTTCGATCGCCTCGATGCCAACCGCGACGGCTTTCTCGATGAGGAAGAATGGAATGCAATGCGCTCGGGCGGGGGCCGCATGATGGTTGGCGGGCCGCGTACCGGCGAGAGCCTGATCAAGCTTATGGATGCGAATGCCGACGGCAAGGTGTCGCGCGAGGAGTTCGCAAAAATCGTCTCATTGTTCGAGACACTCGATAAGGATCAGAACGGCGACCTTTCGCAAGAAGAGATGAACGGCTTCTTCCGCGCAGTGAATGAAGCACAAGCTCAAGCAACCGGGGGCGTTGAAGTGAGCAACCTGTTCGAGAAGAACGACAAGAACAAGGACGGCAAGATCACCACTGACGAGATGGGCAACGAACGCACTTTCAAGGCGCTCGACCTGAACAAAGACGGCTCGGTGACGCGCGAGGAAGCCGATACCGCGCTCAGGCAACTGAAGAAAGCCAGCGAGGCTAAGAAGACGGCGCAGCCGAACAACTAG
- a CDS encoding ATP-binding protein produces MSSSRTRLLLDEIDQLPSWAARMARKYYAGEASHFLLYNNIYDLVRSGTEYISLPNYLQRELVGTKHLLTYNRSEGIKFGSPEAERQFAALLRVSDPLMNRDALRQLPKEPGRALPLIEHFLLYGDQVAVIINFLETIIPSGDASFMSGDDRTNLVAFQRWITSSRLLKKDNIVILVAESVAEIHPRIRQNSRLSAIDIPYPDDAERLEFIGHLRSQLPQLSNEVTDEQLALTTSGLNRVHLNSLMRSAASESNPLTLDKIRQKKKELIEAECVGLVEFVQPRFGLDSVGGMNKAKSYMRSIADTIRAGNTEEAPMGILISGPIGTGKTFLAECFAHDCGLNVVAFKNFRERWVGSSEANLEKILNLLQTLAPIVVLVDEADATLGSRESGGDSGVDARIFSKLAAAMGDTRNRGRILWILMTSRPDLLPIDLKRQGRAEEHISLFYPDSEEDRLAVVEAMVHKHKIKHEVTDWSPITKNTLTLSGADIESMLIRARRMARMAGRDKTGQQDIQQVANEFSPARDEMAVEYQILVAAREATSREMVPEQYRHLSPIELSQRIEALRAFIR; encoded by the coding sequence ATGTCATCATCACGAACAAGATTACTACTAGACGAGATCGACCAGCTCCCCTCATGGGCGGCGCGCATGGCGCGCAAGTACTATGCGGGCGAGGCCAGTCACTTCCTTCTCTACAACAATATCTATGATCTGGTAAGGTCCGGCACCGAGTACATCAGCCTGCCCAACTACCTTCAGCGCGAGCTGGTCGGGACCAAGCATCTGCTGACTTACAACCGCAGCGAAGGGATCAAGTTCGGTTCCCCGGAAGCCGAGCGGCAGTTTGCAGCTTTGCTGCGGGTCTCGGACCCGCTGATGAATCGCGACGCGCTTCGACAGCTTCCGAAAGAACCGGGTCGCGCGCTGCCATTGATCGAGCATTTCCTGCTCTACGGCGATCAAGTTGCCGTGATCATCAACTTCCTCGAAACGATCATCCCCTCGGGCGACGCGAGCTTCATGTCGGGCGACGACCGAACAAACCTGGTCGCATTTCAGCGCTGGATAACGAGCTCGCGACTGCTCAAGAAGGACAACATCGTCATACTTGTCGCGGAGAGCGTGGCCGAGATTCACCCGCGCATCAGACAGAACTCGCGATTGTCGGCGATTGATATCCCCTACCCCGATGACGCAGAGCGGTTGGAGTTCATAGGCCATCTGCGCTCTCAGTTACCGCAGCTCTCGAACGAGGTCACCGACGAACAGTTGGCGTTGACCACATCCGGGCTCAATCGCGTGCACCTGAATTCGTTGATGCGCAGCGCGGCCAGCGAGAGCAACCCGCTTACGCTCGACAAGATTCGGCAGAAGAAGAAAGAACTGATCGAAGCCGAATGCGTCGGGCTTGTAGAGTTCGTTCAGCCGCGCTTCGGGTTGGACTCGGTGGGTGGGATGAATAAAGCGAAAAGCTACATGCGCTCGATCGCCGATACCATTCGCGCGGGCAACACTGAAGAAGCGCCAATGGGGATTCTGATCTCGGGTCCGATCGGAACGGGCAAGACTTTTCTGGCGGAATGCTTCGCGCACGATTGCGGCTTGAACGTCGTGGCGTTCAAGAATTTTCGCGAGCGCTGGGTCGGCTCGAGCGAAGCGAATCTTGAAAAAATACTGAACCTGCTTCAGACGCTTGCGCCGATCGTAGTGCTCGTAGACGAAGCCGACGCGACGCTGGGCTCGCGCGAGTCCGGGGGAGACTCGGGTGTTGACGCGCGGATCTTTTCAAAGCTTGCGGCGGCAATGGGCGACACCCGGAATCGCGGGCGCATATTGTGGATACTGATGACCAGCCGGCCTGACTTGTTGCCGATTGACCTTAAGCGCCAGGGGCGCGCCGAAGAGCACATATCACTGTTCTATCCCGACTCGGAGGAAGACCGCTTGGCCGTCGTCGAGGCAATGGTTCACAAGCACAAGATCAAACACGAAGTGACGGACTGGTCGCCGATCACCAAAAACACGCTGACGCTGTCGGGCGCTGACATCGAGTCGATGCTGATCCGCGCGCGGCGAATGGCTCGTATGGCAGGCCGCGATAAGACGGGCCAACAAGACATCCAGCAGGTAGCCAACGAATTCAGCCCGGCTCGCGACGAGATGGCCGTCGAGTATCAGATCCTGGTTGCGGCTCGCGAGGCTACGTCGAGAGAGATGGTTCCGGAGCAATACCGGCATCTATCGCCGATTGAATTGAGCCAGCGCATCGAAGCACTGAGGGCGTTCATAAGATAG
- the trpS gene encoding tryptophan--tRNA ligase, translated as MNEKAGKKRIVSGMRPTGNLHLGNYEGALKNWIRLQDSREYECFYFIADLHALTSDYADTSAIKQNTIDMVSDWLAAGLDPERSTIFIQSLIPEHSELHVILSAITPLGWLERVPTYKEQRENIADKDIGNYAFLGYPVLQAADIIMYKADFVPVGKDQASHVELTREIVRRFNNFFRDVFPEPKELHTEVPVLPGTDGRKMSKSYGNAIYLVDSAEVVREKARMMITDRTRIKRTDPGHPEDCDVCQMHRFFLAPPDADRFDDDCRNARIGCVDRKRALADSIIERYGAIAERSRKLRDNPDQVVAMIKEGSRRASLEAKKTMAEVRRAIKMDWD; from the coding sequence GTGAATGAGAAGGCCGGCAAAAAACGAATCGTGAGCGGGATGCGCCCGACCGGGAATCTCCATTTGGGGAACTACGAGGGCGCGCTCAAGAACTGGATCCGCCTGCAGGATTCGCGTGAGTATGAGTGCTTCTACTTCATCGCGGATTTGCACGCGCTCACCAGCGACTATGCCGATACGAGCGCGATCAAGCAAAACACGATCGACATGGTAAGCGATTGGCTGGCTGCCGGGCTCGACCCCGAGCGCTCGACCATCTTCATCCAGTCGTTGATCCCCGAGCACTCCGAGCTTCACGTGATCCTGTCGGCCATCACGCCGCTCGGCTGGCTCGAACGCGTTCCGACTTACAAGGAGCAGCGCGAGAACATCGCCGATAAAGACATCGGCAACTACGCATTCCTCGGCTACCCGGTGCTTCAAGCGGCGGACATCATCATGTATAAAGCCGACTTCGTTCCGGTTGGCAAAGATCAAGCCTCGCACGTCGAACTGACTCGCGAGATTGTGCGGCGTTTCAACAACTTCTTTCGCGACGTCTTCCCCGAGCCCAAGGAGCTTCACACCGAAGTGCCTGTGCTGCCCGGAACCGACGGACGAAAAATGTCCAAGAGCTACGGCAATGCGATCTATCTGGTCGATTCCGCCGAGGTCGTGCGAGAGAAGGCTCGGATGATGATCACAGACCGCACGCGCATCAAGAGGACCGATCCCGGTCATCCCGAGGATTGCGACGTGTGCCAGATGCACCGTTTCTTCCTGGCTCCGCCGGATGCTGACCGTTTCGACGACGATTGCCGCAATGCGCGAATCGGCTGCGTAGATCGCAAACGCGCGCTCGCCGACTCAATAATCGAGCGCTACGGCGCGATTGCCGAGCGCAGCCGCAAGCTTCGCGACAACCCCGATCAGGTTGTGGCGATGATCAAGGAAGGTTCACGCCGCGCGAGCCTCGAAGCGAAAAAGACAATGGCGGAGGTGCGCCGCGCGATCAAGATGGATTGGGATTAA
- a CDS encoding HAD family phosphatase yields MLRAIIFDCDGVIADTEPLHLAAFDRVLREEGIAITEEDYLAHYLALDDRSCFTRAFGERGRSLTQDQLNEMIGRKAEYVRQMMQAGLQIFPGAAEFIHRAAECYPLAIASGALRIEIELILEYGGLRDCFRVIVSSEDVARSKPNPDPFLEALDLLNALSGDPIKPGECLVIEDSIRGIRAAREAAMPCLAVSNTYPKEKLSEANRIIESLAALSLKDVQSLFEA; encoded by the coding sequence ATGCTAAGAGCAATCATTTTCGACTGCGATGGGGTCATCGCCGACACCGAACCGCTTCACCTGGCAGCGTTCGATCGCGTACTGAGGGAAGAAGGCATCGCGATCACCGAAGAGGACTACCTCGCGCATTATCTCGCGCTTGATGACCGAAGTTGTTTCACGCGGGCATTCGGCGAGCGCGGCCGATCGCTTACACAGGACCAACTGAACGAGATGATCGGGCGAAAAGCCGAATACGTACGGCAGATGATGCAGGCCGGCCTTCAGATCTTTCCGGGCGCGGCGGAGTTCATTCACAGGGCTGCCGAATGCTATCCATTAGCGATTGCTTCGGGCGCGCTTAGAATTGAGATCGAACTGATCCTGGAATATGGAGGCTTGCGTGATTGCTTTCGGGTGATCGTAAGCTCGGAAGACGTCGCCCGAAGCAAGCCGAATCCTGATCCATTCCTCGAGGCCCTTGATTTGTTGAATGCTCTGAGCGGTGATCCTATCAAACCCGGCGAGTGTCTGGTGATCGAAGACTCAATCCGCGGCATTCGCGCAGCGCGTGAGGCAGCGATGCCCTGTCTGGCAGTATCGAACACTTATCCGAAAGAGAAGCTTTCCGAAGCCAACCGCATCATCGAAAGCCTCGCCGCGTTGTCATTGAAAGACGTGCAGAGTCTTTTTGAAGCGTAA
- a CDS encoding IPT/TIG domain-containing protein, translated as MAQPVIESIVPNAGVEGGEVIITCNDFVFSTYEDARVLFGGAETRPVSASATRVIAPVPPGLFVVGGEAYVTLESNGSVSEGVPFIVGQKLAENLHPVANPAYDRDNGAVYTTLSGTRGQKVPVSVYKITPNGDSEPFLTDMINPTGLAFSPSGEMFITSRYDGTVYRVTPFKEAEEFARNLGIATGIAFDSEGRMFVGDRSGTIYLVNEIGEGTSFATLEPSMAAYHLAFGPDGYLYVTGPTLSSFDSVMRISPEGEVMRFFSGLGRPQGLAFDRDGNAYVAASRRGHRGIIKITPDAEAEMAVAGIGIVGLCFDDQGNMIIATNREIFRVHLGIEGYWPF; from the coding sequence ATGGCGCAGCCTGTGATCGAAAGCATCGTGCCCAATGCAGGAGTGGAGGGCGGTGAAGTCATCATCACCTGCAATGACTTCGTCTTTTCCACCTACGAGGATGCTCGCGTGCTCTTTGGAGGCGCGGAGACCAGACCGGTAAGCGCCTCGGCCACTCGCGTCATTGCGCCGGTGCCTCCCGGCCTGTTTGTAGTCGGCGGTGAAGCCTATGTAACTCTGGAATCAAACGGCTCGGTGAGCGAAGGCGTGCCGTTCATCGTGGGCCAAAAGCTAGCCGAGAACCTGCATCCGGTTGCCAATCCCGCGTACGATCGCGACAACGGCGCAGTGTATACCACGCTTTCAGGAACGCGCGGCCAGAAGGTCCCGGTCTCCGTTTACAAGATCACCCCCAACGGCGACAGCGAGCCGTTCCTCACCGACATGATCAATCCGACGGGTCTCGCCTTCAGCCCGAGCGGCGAGATGTTCATAACGAGCCGCTACGACGGAACGGTTTATCGCGTGACGCCGTTCAAAGAAGCCGAGGAGTTCGCCCGAAACCTTGGCATCGCCACAGGCATTGCGTTCGATTCAGAAGGGCGAATGTTCGTGGGCGACCGCAGCGGTACGATCTACCTTGTGAACGAGATCGGCGAAGGGACAAGCTTCGCGACGCTCGAACCGAGCATGGCCGCCTACCATCTGGCCTTCGGACCTGACGGTTATCTATACGTGACCGGGCCGACGCTCTCCAGCTTCGATTCGGTGATGAGGATCAGCCCCGAGGGCGAAGTGATGCGATTCTTCTCGGGGCTGGGAAGACCGCAGGGCTTAGCGTTCGATCGCGACGGCAATGCTTACGTGGCCGCGAGCCGGCGTGGTCATCGCGGCATCATCAAGATCACTCCCGACGCCGAAGCCGAAATGGCAGTCGCGGGCATAGGCATCGTCGGACTGTGCTTTGACGATCAGGGGAACATGATCATTGCGACCAACCGCGAGATCTTCCGCGTACACCTGGGAATCGAAGGCTATTGGCCTTTCTAA
- a CDS encoding TonB-dependent receptor: MLKRTIAISLSSLLLVVNFFALVAPGAAQGQGMIELRGTVIDETNAYLTAAPLTLDDGKGQKYTAVADDHGRYRFTVKPGVYTLSVEVEGFGKFSELIDLTTKPSGPFDVKLKIMLAEKVEVKDDAAAISTDPDKNLSAITLTEKDLEALPDDPDELLETLKQMAGAAGADASVFVGGFRERGQIPPKEAILRININTNPFSAEHTETGFGRIEIITKPGADTYHGGFNLNFNDESLNARNPYASFRAPLQTRRYGGYFSGPIVRNRAGLFFDFSRNELDENDVINAIVLNPTTLQPQPFLTTFLTPRRGFNFSVRTDILLTKKHTIGVQYRRSENKSLNLGGGGFFLPERASTSSSNEDTMRFSFTTIASEHAVNEMRVQMSRRSSQSRGLSNDIAINVLDSFNGGGSQSFSDNINRNLDAANILTYTHKTHTFKTGFTAEADQFENLNRSNFNGTFTFSSLDQFAAVLRGDVGVRPSQFSTNRGDPFIGFTQWQFGWFLQDDWKASPKLTLSFGLRHDFQTHLQDKVNFSPRFGVVWALDKKSNIRGGGGVFYSRIDTGLTADVIRFDGGHQQQFVIQQPNFFRNIPNTFDLAARIDPTTRSKAEDFNAPYTIQGSISYERQLPRNLFASISYDVFRGVHLLRSRNINAPLEFENGQPIVPFPEVGPILQYESTGFSRRHQMRVGLRANLNQKVSLFSFYTLASARNDTDGSGTMPANPYDLSTEYGRASSDVRHQFNFVGNFTIPGQLRLTPNVSLRSGGTFNIITGRDNNGDNQFTDRPAFANAGDTGAIVTRFGTFNPNPLPGDAIIPRNFGQAAGSISVNIGISRTFGFGPPPNNFPGMNANRAAQNTQGGQQGDRQAQNQRGGGRGGDAASGRSGGQGGGQGGGGRGGANAGGNTGARAPQAPAGGGTMVMSGGGGAMMVMGGPGFGANRHKYNLTLSINATNVLNHLNEGRFNGTLTSPFFGRSNNVGGGGGGGFGFGFNGARRIDLSIRFNF, from the coding sequence ATGCTGAAAAGAACAATTGCTATTTCGCTCAGTTCACTCTTACTAGTGGTGAACTTTTTCGCGCTGGTTGCGCCCGGTGCAGCACAGGGCCAGGGTATGATCGAGCTGCGTGGCACCGTGATAGACGAGACCAATGCCTATCTCACCGCGGCGCCTCTGACGCTCGACGACGGCAAGGGTCAAAAGTACACCGCTGTGGCCGATGATCACGGCCGTTATCGATTCACAGTTAAGCCGGGAGTGTACACGCTGAGCGTGGAAGTCGAAGGCTTCGGCAAATTCTCAGAGCTGATCGACCTCACCACGAAACCAAGCGGGCCATTCGATGTGAAGCTGAAAATCATGCTCGCCGAGAAGGTCGAGGTGAAAGACGACGCGGCGGCGATTTCCACCGACCCCGATAAGAATCTTTCGGCGATCACATTGACCGAGAAGGACCTCGAAGCCCTTCCCGATGACCCCGACGAGTTGCTCGAGACGCTCAAGCAGATGGCGGGGGCTGCCGGCGCCGATGCATCTGTTTTTGTCGGAGGCTTCCGCGAGCGCGGCCAGATTCCGCCGAAGGAAGCTATTCTCAGAATCAACATAAACACAAATCCGTTCTCGGCGGAGCATACTGAAACGGGTTTTGGCCGCATTGAAATCATCACGAAACCGGGCGCGGATACTTATCACGGCGGCTTCAATCTAAACTTCAACGACGAGTCGCTCAACGCTCGCAACCCGTACGCTTCATTCAGGGCGCCTCTGCAAACCCGCAGGTACGGCGGCTACTTCAGCGGCCCAATAGTGCGCAATCGCGCCGGACTCTTCTTTGATTTTTCCCGGAATGAGCTGGATGAGAACGACGTTATCAACGCGATAGTTCTGAACCCGACGACCCTTCAGCCGCAACCGTTCCTTACGACTTTCCTGACCCCGCGGCGAGGGTTCAACTTCTCCGTTCGCACAGATATCCTTCTAACCAAAAAGCACACAATCGGAGTTCAGTACCGGCGGTCGGAGAACAAGTCGCTAAACTTGGGCGGCGGCGGATTTTTCCTGCCGGAGCGAGCCAGCACGTCCTCCTCCAATGAGGACACAATGCGGTTTTCGTTCACCACAATTGCAAGCGAACACGCCGTCAACGAGATGCGTGTTCAAATGAGCCGGCGATCGAGCCAATCTCGCGGACTATCAAACGACATAGCCATCAACGTGCTGGATTCGTTTAACGGCGGCGGCAGCCAGAGCTTCTCGGATAACATAAACCGCAACCTGGATGCCGCCAACATACTCACCTACACCCACAAGACGCACACGTTCAAAACCGGCTTCACCGCCGAAGCGGATCAGTTTGAGAACCTCAATCGGTCGAACTTCAACGGCACATTCACTTTCAGTTCGCTCGATCAGTTCGCTGCCGTGCTGCGAGGAGATGTTGGCGTGCGCCCGTCCCAATTCTCAACTAATCGCGGCGATCCGTTCATAGGTTTCACCCAGTGGCAGTTTGGTTGGTTTCTGCAGGACGACTGGAAAGCATCACCAAAGCTGACGCTCTCGTTCGGGCTCAGGCACGACTTCCAGACGCATTTGCAAGACAAGGTTAATTTCTCGCCTCGGTTCGGCGTCGTCTGGGCGCTTGATAAGAAGAGCAACATTCGAGGCGGCGGCGGCGTCTTCTATAGCCGCATCGACACGGGCCTGACGGCGGATGTAATAAGGTTCGATGGCGGGCACCAACAGCAATTCGTCATCCAGCAGCCTAACTTTTTCAGAAACATCCCCAACACGTTTGACCTGGCCGCGCGGATTGACCCGACCACTCGCTCCAAGGCTGAGGACTTCAACGCGCCCTACACGATACAGGGCAGCATCAGTTATGAACGGCAGTTGCCCAGGAATTTGTTCGCTTCGATTTCCTACGACGTCTTCCGAGGCGTACATCTGCTTCGCTCGCGAAACATCAACGCTCCTCTTGAATTTGAAAACGGGCAGCCGATAGTTCCTTTCCCCGAGGTCGGACCCATACTTCAATATGAGTCTACGGGCTTCTCGAGGCGGCATCAGATGCGAGTCGGTTTGCGCGCAAACCTTAATCAGAAGGTATCGCTGTTCAGCTTCTACACGCTAGCGTCCGCGCGCAACGATACGGATGGCTCAGGCACGATGCCGGCCAATCCCTACGACCTCTCCACAGAGTATGGGCGGGCATCGTCCGATGTGCGGCACCAATTCAACTTCGTCGGGAATTTTACGATTCCGGGGCAATTGCGCCTTACCCCAAACGTTAGCTTAAGGAGCGGAGGTACGTTCAACATAATCACCGGCCGCGACAACAATGGCGACAATCAATTTACCGACCGGCCGGCCTTCGCGAATGCAGGCGATACTGGAGCGATAGTTACCCGCTTCGGCACGTTCAATCCGAACCCGCTGCCGGGCGATGCGATCATTCCTCGCAATTTCGGACAAGCTGCCGGCTCCATTAGCGTGAACATCGGCATATCGAGAACTTTCGGCTTTGGCCCGCCGCCTAACAACTTCCCCGGCATGAACGCAAATCGCGCAGCCCAAAACACGCAAGGTGGGCAACAAGGCGACCGGCAAGCGCAAAATCAGCGCGGCGGGGGGCGCGGCGGAGATGCCGCCAGTGGTCGCAGCGGCGGACAAGGGGGCGGACAGGGCGGCGGCGGGCGCGGCGGCGCCAATGCCGGCGGCAATACCGGCGCTCGCGCTCCCCAAGCGCCAGCCGGTGGCGGGACGATGGTGATGAGTGGAGGCGGAGGCGCCATGATGGTGATGGGCGGTCCGGGCTTCGGCGCCAATCGCCATAAGTACAATCTGACGCTCAGCATCAACGCCACAAATGTGCTCAATCACCTGAACGAAGGACGATTCAACGGCACTCTCACCTCGCCATTCTTCGGCAGATCCAATAACGTTGGCGGCGGTGGTGGCGGCGGATTTGGTTTTGGTTTTAACGGGGCGCGCAGAATTGACCTGAGCATAAGGTTTAATTTCTAG